The genome window ACTCGGAGCGGGCGAACTTGTTGAGCGACTTTTCGCTGATCATGCCGGAAGGCAAGGTGACGGCTTTGGTCGGTCACACGGGGGCGGGCAAGTCGACGGTGGCAAACCTGCTGCAGCGCTACTATGACGTGAGCGAGGGTTCGGTGTCGATTGGGGGAGTGGATGTGCGGGATCTTTCGTTGAAGTCGCTACGCTCGAACATCGGCATGGTGGCTCAGGATCCGTTCCTCTTCGATGGATCGGTGCGGGATAATCTTTTGTTGGCTCGGGAGGATGCCTCTGAGGCTGACTTGATTCAGGCTCTAGAAGGCGCTTGCGCCTGGGAATTCGTATCCAAGCTTCCGGACGGTATGGATACCTTGATCGGGGAACGTGGCATTCGTCTGAGCATGGGGGAGAAGCAGCGTCTCACCATTGCTCGTGTGATCTTGCGCAATCCGCCGCTTGTCATTTTGGACGAAGCGACGTCGGCGGTGGATACTCTGACGGAGGCGAAAATTCAGGCGGCGGTGGACAACCTGGTCAAGGAACGCACGACCTTGGTGATCGCTCACCGCCTCTCGACGGTGTTGAAAGCGGACAAGATCGTGGTCTTGGACCAGGGACGTATCATCGAAACGGGTACGCACGACGAGCTGATCCATATCGACGGGCATTATGCCAACCTGTGGAAGGTGCAAACGGACTTGATCGCCGAGTAGAATTTGCCCACGAAGGGCACTAAGCTTCACGAAGAGTGGCAGAGTAGATGAAACTGCCTTCGGCCTTTTTCGTTTTTGGGGACGCGTTTGGGCGGCTTCGGAGAAGCCGCGCCACCAGGTCGCGGTTTTCTAGAGGAAGGCCACGCGGGCGCAGGCAGGGATCTCTAGGCTGCGGGTGTGTGTGAGCTTTCCTGATACGGGGTCGATGCGGAAGAGTTCGCAATTGTCGCTGTCCATGTTGGCGGCGATCAGCCAGCGGCCTGTGGGGTCAATGTTGAAGTTGCGGGGCTGCACGCCGCGGGTGGGCTCGTGGTCGATGGCGGTGAGCTTGCCAGTGGCAGGATCGACGGAGAAGATGGCGATGCTTTCGTGTCCGCGATTCGACGAGTAGACGAAACGTCCGTCGGGGGAGACCAGAACTTCGGCGGCCCAGCGAATTTCGTCGTAGTCGGCGGGCAGGGTGTCGATGACTTGGGTTTCGCGGAGGGCGCCGGTGGAGGAGTCGTAGTCGTAGACGCCGAGAGTGGAAGCCATTTCGTTCAAAACGTAGACGAAGCGGCCGCTCGGGTGGAAGGCGAGGTGGCGCGGTCCGGCTCCGGGGGCGGTCTTGATGTGGCCGAAGGCGCTGGGGACGAGCTTGTGATTGAGGGTATCATTTTCGTAGACGTGCACGGTGTCGGTGCCCAGGTCGCTCACGAGGGCGAAGCGGTTGTCAGGAGAAGTGAATACGGAGTGCGGGTGCGAGCATTCCTGGCGTTTCTCGTTGGGGCCGCTGCCTTCGTATTTTTGGATGTCGCTGTATTCTCCCAGTCCTCCGTCCTCGCGTACTGGATAGGTGATGGCGTAGCTGGAGTTGTAGTTGGCCCCGAATACGTTGGCTCCGATGCGGTCGACCTGCACGTGGCTGGGGGAGACGGTGGGGCAGCTCACGGTATTGATGTGGGAGAGGGCGCCGGTTTCGAGATTGATACGGTAGGCGGCGAGGCCGCCGTTTTGGCCCTTTTCGGCTTCCTTGACGTTGGCGAGGGTGTAGAGGATTCGTTTGGAGGGGTGCACGCTGAGGAAGGCGCAGTTTTCGGCAGCCGTGGTGCCGACGAGTTCCATTTCGCCGCTCTCGAGGTCGAGGCTATAGCAGTAGAGGCCTTTGCTGTGAGCGACGGGTTTGGTGCCAAAATAAACGAAAGTCTTCATGGCGGGGGAGACCAACGGGTCTCTGGAAGGAGGGCCACTCAAAAATGAGCGGGCACCGCTATTGGATACTGTTTGGCGTGAGCGGTCTGGGAAAAGGGATTGCAGGGGTGGGGGAGATTTGCGAGTTGGTGCGCATGAGCAGCTTTTTCTCTCGCCGTCACTTTTTGTCTACTTTGGCTGCCTTGGGGGCTACGCGCTTGTTGCCGGGGCAACAGGAGTCCGACGCGGCTTTCACCTGCTCTCGAACGATGGAACGAGTGGCGAGCGATAGCTTTTTCAATGGCAGCTTGAGCATCGTTAAGGATGGGAACGGCGCGAAGTTGAGCGGAGAGATGATGTACCATGCGATCAAGGGAGAGCCCATCGAGGGGGCCTTGACTTGGAAGCAATGGTCGGAGCAGACGGGAGCGGAAATCCCTGAAGAGGTGGAGGATGCTGCGGACTATGAGGCTTGGTTTGAGAAGGAAGTGGTTATCGGAGGGATGATCTTCAAGTTCGAGGGAGTCGAGGAAAGCGAATGCGTCACGATCGGGAGTGTCTTGGGGAACGCCTCGACTTGCTTCTTGCGGCCGCAGGCGGTGTCGCTGAGTGTGGCGGCTCGCTACGTGGCACCCGAGGTGAACCTTGTCCAGACTCGCATGGTGGTGCGGGTGAACAATCAAGGGGTGAAAGCGTTCCCCACCGTGTTGCAAGGATTCCGTTTCGAAGGGGACGCTTCGCCGCGAATCGGGTATGGCGTCTTGCATGTAGAAGGGCAGGAAAGTTGCGAGTTGCTCAAGGAGCTCGCAGAATATGGCGAGTTTGAGTTGGTATGGATGGATGAGTTTGGCAACGAGCTCTCGTGCTGTCGCTTTTCCCTGTTTTCATTTAACGAGCGGGTGGAGGAGGCTTCTGAGTTGGCTGTCGAGTTGTATTCAGATGCTAAGGTCGGAGTGTGCAACTCTGGAGAGGAGCTGGACTGCTACTTGACCACTGCGACGGTGCTCTCGATGGGATTGGCGGACGACAGCTGGGAATTGCAGCGCTTGCGGCGTTTTCGCGACGAGGTACTGATGGGCAAAGAAAGCGGCGAGGCCTTGGTGAGGGAATACTATGAAGTCGCTCCGCGAATCGTATCCGAAATTTCGGCGCGAAAGGACTCTCGCTTGCTTTGGGTTGCTTCGTATTGGCTGGGGATCTTGCCTACGTGCCTCCTTGCGGAGGCCAGGCTGGATCGGGCAGCAGTGTTTTGGTATCGCAGCATGACTGCTTGTTTGATGCGTTTAGGGAGAAAGGGAAGCTCCTGCCGGAGCTTGATCTAGGTCGTATTGCTAAAGGAGAAGAAGGGGATGTCTTGGAAATTTTGGATCGATACGGGGGGGACCTTTACGGATTGCATCGCCTTGTCGCCAGAAGGCGAAGAGTTGCGAGTGAAGACTTTGTCGTCTTCGGCTTTGCGGGGTAGCGTAGTGGAGGTAATCGATGGTAATCGTTTACGGGTCAAACTGGCGTATCCGGTTTGTAAGGATTTTTATGTGGGGTACGGGTTTAGAGTTACGAGTGTTTCGTCACCGTGTTCCTCTAGTGTCGCTTCGCTCGGTGCCGGCAAACGCGCCAATGTAATTGCTTGGGATCCTCGAAATTGTGAGATGACTTTGGATACGGATCTGCTGGGAGTCGAGGTTGGGCAGCTGTGCGAATTGCAATCGCCCGAAGAGCCTCCTGTCCTCGCTGTTCGGATTTTGACGGAAAAACGGCTGGACCAAGCTTTGCCGGAACTCGAAATGCGCTTGGCGACGACGCGCGGGACGAATGCCTTGTTGGAACTCAAGGGCGCGAAGACTGCGTTCTTGGTGACGGAGGGATTTGGTGACTTGTTGCGGATCGGCAACCAGCAGCGGCCGGATCTTTTTGAAATCGGTATCCAGAAAGTGGAGCCGTTGCACAATTGCGTTTTCGAGGTTAGCGGTCGTTTAGCGTCAGACGGCTCTGAGATCGCACGCCTAGACGAAGGGGCGGTGCGAGGATTTGCTCAGTCTGCGCTGGCGGAGGGAGTGGAGAGTTTCTCAGTTGCTTTGCTGCACAGCTATCGCAACGGGGAACACGAAAAGCGGGTGGCGGAGATTTTGCGGCAGGAGGGCGCGAAATACGTGTCGGTTTCGAGCGAACTTTCTCCTTTTGTGAAGTTGCTTCCGCGGGCGGAGACGGCGTTGGTAGACGC of Pelagicoccus enzymogenes contains these proteins:
- a CDS encoding CFI-box-CTERM domain-containing protein, which produces MSGHRYWILFGVSGLGKGIAGVGEICELVRMSSFFSRRHFLSTLAALGATRLLPGQQESDAAFTCSRTMERVASDSFFNGSLSIVKDGNGAKLSGEMMYHAIKGEPIEGALTWKQWSEQTGAEIPEEVEDAADYEAWFEKEVVIGGMIFKFEGVEESECVTIGSVLGNASTCFLRPQAVSLSVAARYVAPEVNLVQTRMVVRVNNQGVKAFPTVLQGFRFEGDASPRIGYGVLHVEGQESCELLKELAEYGEFELVWMDEFGNELSCCRFSLFSFNERVEEASELAVELYSDAKVGVCNSGEELDCYLTTATVLSMGLADDSWELQRLRRFRDEVLMGKESGEALVREYYEVAPRIVSEISARKDSRLLWVASYWLGILPTCLLAEARLDRAAVFWYRSMTACLMRLGRKGSSCRSLI
- a CDS encoding lactonase family protein gives rise to the protein MKTFVYFGTKPVAHSKGLYCYSLDLESGEMELVGTTAAENCAFLSVHPSKRILYTLANVKEAEKGQNGGLAAYRINLETGALSHINTVSCPTVSPSHVQVDRIGANVFGANYNSSYAITYPVREDGGLGEYSDIQKYEGSGPNEKRQECSHPHSVFTSPDNRFALVSDLGTDTVHVYENDTLNHKLVPSAFGHIKTAPGAGPRHLAFHPSGRFVYVLNEMASTLGVYDYDSSTGALRETQVIDTLPADYDEIRWAAEVLVSPDGRFVYSSNRGHESIAIFSVDPATGKLTAIDHEPTRGVQPRNFNIDPTGRWLIAANMDSDNCELFRIDPVSGKLTHTRSLEIPACARVAFL